In the genome of Noviherbaspirillum sp. L7-7A, one region contains:
- a CDS encoding dihydrofolate reductase family protein → MGILTFSINLTLDGCVDHQEGIADDETHAFFTRLMDESGAMLWGRVTYEMMESYWPAVARGEMEAPPAMREWAVKLQAKRKYVVSSMRNDFPWANSHHIVGNLRPGVQQLKDATPNGVLLGSAKLATELDRLDL, encoded by the coding sequence ATGGGAATCCTGACCTTCAGCATCAACCTCACACTGGACGGCTGCGTCGACCACCAAGAAGGAATCGCCGACGACGAGACACACGCCTTCTTCACCCGTCTCATGGACGAGAGCGGGGCGATGCTGTGGGGGCGCGTCACCTACGAGATGATGGAAAGCTACTGGCCAGCGGTCGCCCGCGGCGAGATGGAGGCGCCGCCGGCGATGCGCGAATGGGCGGTCAAACTACAGGCCAAGCGGAAGTACGTGGTGTCATCGATGCGAAATGACTTTCCTTGGGCCAACAGCCACCACATCGTGGGCAACTTGCGTCCCGGCGTACAGCAGCTCAAGGACGCAACGCCAAATGGCGTGCTCCTAGGCAGCGCCAAGCTCGCAACCGAACTGGACCGGCTTGATCT
- a CDS encoding LysR family transcriptional regulator, whose protein sequence is MQTFVRIVEANSFSKAAETLNLPRASLTATMQNLEAYLGTRLLHRTTRRISLTPDGAEYFDTCLRILGEIDDAENAFRLQAANGPSGKLRVDLPGALGRNLVLPQLGRFMALYPGIELVLSLGDRLVDLTSQGVDCALRVGDLLNSSLVGRRIGSMQFASCAAPSYLQRHGTPAGLDDLERHVTVVHLSGRTGRALDLDFVVDGRVVPVKMKGPIAVDDADAYVSCGLQGLGLIQAARYQVAAHLASGALVEVLPQWRPAAMPVSLLYPQGRSSAPKVRAFIAWVSDVFAQHSDFQAAAAIDTR, encoded by the coding sequence ATGCAAACTTTTGTGCGGATTGTTGAAGCGAACAGTTTTTCAAAGGCAGCAGAGACCCTCAACCTGCCACGCGCGTCGCTGACCGCGACCATGCAAAACCTCGAGGCTTACCTTGGCACGCGGCTCCTGCATCGCACGACGCGGCGTATCTCTCTGACGCCCGACGGCGCCGAATACTTCGACACGTGCCTGCGTATCCTTGGCGAAATCGACGATGCGGAAAACGCATTCCGTCTACAGGCTGCAAACGGCCCCAGCGGCAAGCTGCGGGTGGACCTGCCGGGCGCACTGGGCAGAAATCTGGTGCTGCCGCAACTGGGCCGCTTCATGGCGCTGTATCCGGGAATCGAACTGGTGCTGAGCCTGGGCGACAGGCTGGTTGACCTGACCAGCCAGGGCGTGGACTGCGCGCTGCGCGTGGGCGACCTGCTGAACTCATCGCTGGTCGGCCGCCGGATCGGCTCGATGCAATTTGCCAGCTGCGCGGCGCCGTCCTATCTGCAGCGCCATGGCACGCCGGCCGGTCTCGACGATCTGGAGCGGCATGTGACCGTGGTGCACCTGTCAGGCCGCACCGGGCGTGCGCTGGACCTGGACTTCGTGGTCGATGGCCGGGTTGTGCCGGTCAAAATGAAAGGCCCCATCGCGGTCGACGATGCCGACGCCTATGTCAGCTGCGGCCTGCAGGGGCTGGGCCTGATCCAGGCGGCGCGCTATCAGGTGGCGGCGCACCTGGCGTCCGGCGCGCTGGTGGAAGTGCTGCCGCAGTGGCGTCCCGCAGCAATGCCGGTGTCGCTGCTCTATCCGCAGGGCAGGTCATCGGCGCCCAAGGTGCGCGCCTTCATCGCGTGGGTGAGCGACGTGTTCGCACAGCATTCTGACTTTCAGGCTGCTGCTGCCATTGATACGCGCTAA
- a CDS encoding MFS transporter translates to MKGQAMSPLPIATDTSRLLSPVRLFLFALAAGVLVANLYYVQPLTAMLAASFHIRLSWAGYLVTTTQIGYVLGVFLLVPLSDVLNRRSLLSMMLGANVASLALAALSPNFTVFALAGLFTGISSSAVMVITSMVASYAPDQSRGRMVGSVMTGLLLGILLARTVAGAVATVSGGWRSMYVIAALGVAILLVVLRQILPAEAPRGKLEYVKLLHSLTDIVRAEPLLRQRALFSALGLGTFSIFWTGLTFLLSGAPYHYGEAQIGLFGLVGAAGALAANTVGRLTDRGHGNAATWALALLTLASWVFIGFGGHTLVALLAGVLLLDIGVMGLQVAHQSVIYQLAPQARARITTVFIGSGFIGAAAGSGIASASFAAGGWFGLTLAGAAMPLATLLLWAGYRLPKFRGLSVARPRDLP, encoded by the coding sequence TTGAAAGGTCAGGCCATGTCACCATTACCCATCGCTACCGATACCAGCAGGCTGCTTTCACCGGTCCGGCTCTTCCTGTTCGCGTTGGCAGCCGGCGTCCTCGTCGCCAACCTGTATTACGTTCAGCCGCTGACGGCCATGCTGGCTGCGTCGTTTCATATCAGGCTCAGTTGGGCCGGTTACTTGGTCACGACGACCCAGATCGGCTACGTGCTGGGCGTGTTCCTGCTGGTGCCGTTGAGCGATGTCCTCAACCGCCGCTCCCTGCTTTCGATGATGCTGGGCGCGAACGTCGCCTCGCTGGCGCTCGCTGCGCTCAGCCCAAACTTCACGGTATTCGCCCTTGCCGGACTGTTCACCGGCATTTCATCCAGCGCGGTCATGGTCATCACGTCAATGGTCGCATCGTATGCGCCGGACCAGAGCCGCGGCCGCATGGTGGGCAGCGTCATGACCGGTCTGTTGCTCGGCATCCTGCTGGCGCGCACCGTCGCCGGCGCCGTCGCCACTGTTAGCGGCGGCTGGCGTTCGATGTACGTGATCGCCGCACTCGGTGTGGCCATATTGCTGGTCGTGCTGCGGCAGATCCTGCCGGCGGAAGCGCCGCGCGGCAAACTGGAATACGTCAAGCTACTGCATTCGCTTACCGACATCGTCCGCGCCGAGCCGCTGCTGCGCCAGCGTGCGCTGTTCTCCGCGCTCGGACTCGGCACCTTCAGCATTTTTTGGACCGGCTTGACCTTTCTGCTCTCCGGCGCGCCCTACCATTACGGCGAAGCGCAGATCGGCTTGTTTGGCCTGGTCGGCGCCGCCGGTGCGCTTGCCGCCAATACCGTCGGCCGGCTCACCGACCGGGGCCATGGCAATGCTGCGACCTGGGCGCTAGCCCTGCTGACGCTGGCGTCGTGGGTGTTCATTGGCTTTGGTGGCCACACGCTCGTCGCCTTGCTGGCTGGCGTGCTACTGCTGGACATCGGCGTGATGGGACTGCAGGTGGCTCATCAGTCCGTCATCTATCAGCTTGCGCCGCAGGCGCGCGCCCGCATCACTACCGTCTTCATCGGCTCAGGCTTCATCGGCGCGGCTGCCGGATCGGGCATTGCAAGCGCCAGCTTTGCCGCGGGCGGCTGGTTCGGGCTTACCCTCGCCGGCGCGGCAATGCCGCTGGCAACGCTGCTGCTTTGGGCGGGTTATAGGCTGCCGAAATTCCGCGGACTTAGCGTTGCGCGCCCCAGAGATCTTCCTTGA